In Phaseolus vulgaris cultivar G19833 chromosome 3, P. vulgaris v2.0, whole genome shotgun sequence, the sequence AGAAAGATTAAGCCCTTAAATAGATTCTATATTTGAAAAGATTAATTAGTGTCTCTCTTTCATTtcaaaaaagaacaaaaagcaaagagaagagaaagagtaTCCATTCTGGTTAAAAATTACCCTTTACTCTTCCGACCCTACATATATCCAAATTTGGCAATCAAGATCtgagaaaacaatgcaaacacCTTACCTAGTTCCCATACAATGCTACTTTCAGACAGACACAcaagtaaataaatttatttaataaattaatacaaaaataaatcaaaatttaatttttattgctTTTGAAAGTTGATGCTGCTGTGAAGCCAGGCTTGTGCTGTGAAAGAGCACCAGGGTTGAGTGAGTGAGAATGAgggtcttttttttttttacttttgtttctTCAATTATTGTGATTATTTTTCCCAGTAATTATTTTTGCCCTTTTTTTTCACACTCTGTTTGTTGCTGATTGAAGATTGAAGAGTGACATCAGAGAAGAGTCTAGAAGGTCTTGCAAGCATTCTACTTCAACCCAGCCAACATCACAGTGAACCACATCCTGCAGAGAGACATGGGGAGAGGAAGGTGCTTCTTGGACATCGGCATAGGGGAGGAGCTAGAAGGAAGGATAGTGGTGGAGCTTTACGATGATGTTACTCCCAAAACTGCAGAGAACTTCAGAGCTCTCTGCACTGGTGAGAAAGGCATTGGTCCAAATACTGGGGTGCCCCTTCATTTCAAGgtctttttttttactttatccATATACCCTTCTTCTATGTCTATTCAATTCTTCCTTTTCACCTCTCAAAGATTGCTTTTTTAACCTTGTTTGTGAAATGGGTTATGCCCCTCTTCATGAATTCTTCTATATGCTATTTGAatgaaagaaattatatttgttttttgtcATTAGAGTGTAACTGGGCCGTTCAAAACTTGATATTTCGATTTGGAACATTGGCTGCGTCTTTTGTAGCTCCCCTTTCATCGCCGTATCTTGATGATTTTGAGAATTTTAGCTGCTCTAAGATCTGAACTTTGTAGTAATCCAAGGGTTGAATTTGAAGCTGCTTTTTATTTCATCACTTTTGGACGAAGAGTTCTGAAAAGACGGTTATGTCCTTTATTCTTTCATTGTagtcattcaattttttttcctacaaAAGGATTCTTTTACATGTATCGATGTTGGGGTTGATGCTGTTTATTCAAtctaaagttttgtttttttttccagGGGGGATTGCTTTTGAAATTCCATAAATTATTTCTGTTTGAAAATATTCGTCAACTTGTTGTGTAATAATTGGCAATTGCTAACACAATATGATCCAAGAGATAAATCTGATATTAGTTCAGAGGTGAAATTCTGAAATTGTGTTATGTTGTGTTGTATTTTCAGGGATCTTGCTTTCATCGTGTTGTTAAAGGGTTCATGATTCAAGGAGGTGATATATCTGCTGGAGATGGTACTGGAGGAGAATCTATATACGGACATAAGTTTGAAGATGAAAATTTTGAGTTGAAGCATGAAAGAAAAGGGATGTTATCAATGGCAAACTCTGGTCCCAATACAAATGGGTCACAGTTTTTCATCACTACTACTCGAACTTCCCATCTAGACGGTAAGCATGTTGTATTTGGAAAAGTAGTTAAAGGAATGGGAGTGGTTCGATCAATTGAGCATGTTGTGACCGGGGAGGATGATCGTCCCATTCTTGATGTTAAAATTGTGGATTCTGGAGAAATTCCTGAAGGGGATGATGATGGAATATCTAACTTCTTCAAAGATGGAGACACCTATCCTGATTGGCCAGCAGACCTTGATGAGAGCCCTTCTGAACTTGACTGGTGGATGAAATCTGTGGACTCAATCAAAACTTTTGGCAATGATCATTACAGGGTATTGCTGCTTTCCCATGCTCCATCTCAGATTATTGTTCTGATGTATTAATCCATACCCTGACCTGAAAAAAGTTATATTGATTTTCTGAGATGtcaatgaaataatttttctgTCAGTTCATAGTTTTTGAGTGCTTATTTTTGCTGTAGTTGTTTGTCTCCCTTTTCCTGTGATTCTCAGtagcaagaaaataaaatgatctttctttttttctggCAGAAACAAGACTACAAAATGGCTCTAAGGAAGTATAGGAAAGCTTTACGCTACCTGGATATTTGTTGGGAGAAGGAAGGCATTGATGAGGGTATGCTGCCCTTATCTACTATTTCCTTAGCTTAATTGTGCAATGCTGTTACTTTGATCACAATAATGCATTATGGTATATATGCCTTTGCAGAGATAAGTTCAGGATTGAGAAAAACCAAGTCTCAGATtttcacaaacagctctgtaaGTTGGGTGTTATTATATTCATTTGATTTCTGTTGCCATATTAACtaaattttctattttccaTCTATTTGTTTGTTATGTCATTATTTCAAGGCTTCAAAATTGAAACTAGGGGACATTAAAGGAGCATTGTTGGATACAGAATTTGCAATGCGTGAGGGAGACAACAATGCTAAAGCTTTGTTTCGCCAAGGACAGGTTGGTATTGTACTTGAAGGGCTTCCTCTCAAAAGTTTGGAGCTTTTGTAACCCTTTATTATGCTTTTAACTCTGGTAAATATGTTACTTCCAATTTACCAGGCATATATGGCACTCCATGACATTGATGCTGCAGTTGAAAGCTTTAAGAAGGCACTGACCTTGGAGCCAAATGATGGTTAGTTGTGAACATACATTTTTGGATCTGGCCTTTGTGTCATCTActgaattttttgtttattttagtcAAGCTATTGATGCAATATCCAGAGACAGATTCACATGCTCTTAGGATCTAACCTTTTAAAAGATACAAGATGAAGATTACTATCCAGATGATGAGAAGAGTTAAATATAGAGTTAGAAATTAAAGCTAAATGAATATAAGGGCCATTTTACAAAGAACTGATAATGATGTGTGTGATTTTATATGGAAATTTTTACTTAAATTTATAGTGCAGTTCTGCTACTTCAGTAATCTAAAGTTTCCTGAAGCATAATTGATATCTTGCTATTTTCAGCTGGAATCAAAAAGGAACTTGCTGCTGCTAGGAGGAAGGTTAGTAGGGATCCATTTTTACagctttgtttttctttgaagAATCACTTTTACAAACGTGAATTAGCTTTTGgttttttaaataacttcaaaataatcactaaattattttacttgaaaaaaatcacttttttttaatctgtAACAAACTGTTTGAACAAGCATTATATAGTGGTTGCAAAATCTGAAATATGTGTTCTTGCAGATAGCTGATAGGCATGACCTAGAGAAAAAAGCATATAGCAAGATGTTCCAATAACACTCTGGTATGTTTTCATCTCTCAGCTAAACAGATAAATTACCATGAATTGAAATTCATGTCATTACAATTGCTTATGCATAATTGCAGATAGATTGATTATCTAATTATTTAGTTCGAATGAACAGTTCATAAGCCATCTATGAAGCTTGGATACGCCTATTAAATGTTGTGTCCGTTGTATTGGAGACCGGTTCtatcacaattttaaaaagaaaaaatacattaattttttaaaatctcaaacttattatataagtttttattatgattataaaaataagaaataaattctTTTGAATTAGTCAAtgaaaacatctttctgctaaaaaaaagttgaaatatACTTGtgcatataaatctttattatgaatttatataattcataattatataatatatagattcgtatCTTCGTGtcttacattttagagattatgcGTATCTTCGTGTCTGTGTCATATCAATGTTAGTATCTATCAATGTCAGTATCTGTGTTACATAGTAAATCATACCTTCTCTTTTCAGGGTGAGGAAAACAATCAGATTATTGCAGCATATACATATGGCAAAAGGTTCAGGCTTGGATGAAATAAAGTGGATATAAGCATTGGGATTGTTACATATGGAAATTTTATCCAACAATTTTGTCAACCTTTTCTCTTACAAATTACATTTTATTGGGTGGTCATCATTGAAATGCAGTTAAAATAGCTGATGGAACAGGTATATGATTTTGATATTTGTTATTCGAGTCTTACACTGAAGCTCTTATGTAGCTCATTTATTGATTAGAATTAAATATTAGTATCAATATAACCAATACtgaattttaaatacattttttttgtattttagcCTATAAATAACTAATTTGTCATACACCATTATTGTTTAAGATCTAATTAGTGATATTCTTTTAATGAAATCTCTCAAATTGATTCACTAAGCAAAATGAGAACCTCATTTAACGAGAGATGGTTCCTATACTAGATGTGTGAAcaaaaatttgatttaatttacaTAAATTCATGACTTTAAACTCCCATTTCAAATGGTTAAGAGCTAAATTTGATTTTAGGATGTAGGACAATGAGAAATCTGAAGGGTGCatacttaattttaataatgttttCCATGAGAAATTATTTAAGAGatatttttaatctaaataaataatttttattctgagtgaaaataaatattatataaaataacttaatttCGATAAATCAACCGTGGTATGAGAGAATAAAATTTACGTTTGTTAACAGAAATTTGATTTTCTCAATAAACATAAGGACAAATTTTACATTGATTTTACGTATTTTGGTTGCATAAGTCGAtgtttgaaaataaatgtaCAAATTGAAACTAGAATAATTTGTGAAAATTCTAAATGTTAgtggaattatttttttttaattaaaagacTTGTTGGGTGTATAATACATTTGAATAAGTCAAGAAACAAGAATGAGTATTTTTACTAAGTGTTTCTATGTGcaactcaacttcataaaataaaatttggaaGTGAGAAGTAATTTTAGGAGCTTCTAAATTATCATATATCACTTTTAAGGACACATGGTTAGGTTAACTCTTGACCCTTCAACCTTTTAAAAGCCATCTAGTGTCTTTTGGAAAGCAAGATAGACACCATAAGTCATTACTACTTTCCTAAATTCAAAGAATTATTCAGATATACTTCCTAGTTTTAGGGAATATCATGTATTATCATGTttagtaaaattaattattgattaataaaattaacttaatttttttgtttctttgatttcttgtccaatttttctttttattacgTAAGCGAGTCTCCtccatttattaaaatattaaataaaattatctttatgAGTTCATATTTGAGAATCTAAAACATCTTTTACTTTAGTTCTTATATTGAGAAACTTTCTAAAGTAACGAATctctatatatttatttattcttcatTATAAATGGTGTGTTTTTCTCTATTATTTTGTCTTAatccattttaattttaattttttttctttttctcgtTTTTACAATAAATTCTATTGCTAACCGAATTGGTGGCCACTGCATGTATACATATGTTTTTTTTCGTTTGCATTAGACAGTGGTTAGCATGGTTAAGGTTTAAGATGTAGAATTTAAGGTTTTAGAGAAAACAATAGAGAATTATGGTGCAGGGGCTGCAACACCTTTGTTGTAGTCTGAGGTTTTGCGTTTTGGTGTGCATGGAGATTATGCAAATCATGATTGCTTTATGTACCATGATTCGTCTTTTCTCTCACCATGCATGCATTCTCTATGTTCAACCATTCATGGCCTTTTAATTCACCTAGGATAGTACACGTGGGCCCCCAATTTCCATACTTTCTTTATTCATGTGGGGCCCATCCTTTTTCATATGGCTTTTTTACATCTTCggtttattccaaaatttggaCCTTTGTTTTTAGGCCCCTTCATATTTGGGCAGATTCTCCCTGATCATTTCAAACTCGCAATTGATCATAGACTTGAAAAGACAAAAGTgttcttaataaattttaaattaggtCAAGTGATGAAGGTGAATTAGAGACCTGCACCCAACCTTCACTTATCCACCCAATCCACAGTCGCAACTCATCTGCACCATCTTCCTCTTGGTTTTCACAGGGAAGCACAACAAGCCTTTTCGTTCTGTTTGATTTCGGCGACAGACCATCAGCTGCGATGACGAAGAAGTCCTTGAACGGAAAGGAAGTTCGGAGCGAACGTCGGAGAAGACAAGGTAAGTGACTTGCGGATATTTTTGTTCAGAATTATAGCTTGCGGAAAATAGTCAACTATGATATGgatatccataattcaaaatacaactACGGATATTTAAATCCATAATACAAAACGAAATTTTGGATAATGATATCCGTAATGCAGTAATATGGTGCAGAAAATGTTATTGACTTACGGACGCTTACATCCGTAAGGTTAAAAGAAGACTTCCGGATATCGGTATCCGCCACTACCTGAGCTTGAACAAAATGcgataaaaaaacttaaatcgGTTCTTACCTCACAACAATGTCAAAGTGCAAACGACCCCGTCCACCACCACTGTAAATCCACTTCCTACGCAACTCAAAGCACCACCAAAGAAGAAAGCCAACTCAAAGCACCACCATCACAGCTTTTCCAAAGAAACCTTCACAGCTTTTCAAACTAAAGAAGACAAGGGCATagttgaattttgaaaatttcgtcgggtgcaggaagcaattgcctcaTATTTGTTATTCCCATTACCATTATTTCTTTAATCTAGGCCAATTCATTGGGCCTAACATTTGATAGTGACACGCGTTTTTTATATACACACCTCATCTAGTGAGTTTATGTTTTTTTGAGAGCATTTAGGGCGGTCCGTTTAGACCCAACAATTCCATGCCACGTCGCCCAATTCGTACTGAACCTTCATAGAGTCAATGAAATGACCATTATATCCTTAAAAAAACTATAGAGTCAACCAAATGACCATTATACCCTTAACAAAAATTAGAGTCAGTGAAATGACCATTgctttaatgaaaaaattaaataatcttaaaccacgcagacaaaaaataatacattttatatTGTAAAATCTGAAAGATATTTTCtggattttataattttaaaatacgcttttagaaaaatacattataaatttccaaaattatttttatttgaaaatacctttcaaattctataatttaaaatataatttcatttaGAATTAAATGATCTTTTAGCCTATAAGAGGGTTACAAAAAAACTATGGAGGTGTAAGAATAAACACTCtgccaatttttttataaaggcACCGATATTTTGAAGAGCCTGGGCCGATTTGGTTGCCCAACAATTTTACTATTTGCCGCTCTCTTTTTCATCTATAAATTgaccattttttattttctttaaaaagttTGGATCATTTAGCGCAATGTTTCTGCTATTTGCCACCTACTTTTAAGTTTACAATTACCAACTTTTTTTTGTAGagtaaaatagaaataaatacaaatataatttaacACGCGCAAATAAATTTTAGACGTCTACGTGACCATACACGTCAtatgatatttaatatgaatctttggagaaaataattgttttagtaTTTATACTCTTTCCAGCAAACATTAAAAAGTattaacacaaatatttttgaCTTTTAGAActatataaaatttgattttatattgtGAATGAAAAATAGATAGAAGAAATGTGaatcttaaataaattatatctcTTTCcactttttgaattttaaatagatgagttatattaattttgtattagaTGACAATATCTTTAGATTGTTATATTTAAGTAACATTGTTTATAGATAATTTtgaatacatatattttttttattatgaatttaaaattaaataattatacgTGGCTACTTGTcctacattttattttttaagattacACATGTTATAGTGTTCTTTCCATGTCAGAATCCATGTTATATGGATCGGATCATCTCTAATATCCTTATTTTGGGggatttcatttttattttaaaaatattagttgaaaacatttttaaaaaaatgactcTTATTTTTCAAGTCACTCATGGTTCTTTGTCACAGAGATGAGGAGTTTGCTtttaaagcaaaaaaaaaaaaaaaaaaacagtagaAGGCAATTTTTTGtattagataaataaataaatttaaaacttcaattttttagattatttggctgaacaacatattttattataaataattttaaattcttttaaaaaagtaaattatcaTCTTAAAATCATCTATCCAAGCTCATTATAACTGTCACACTTATTTGACCATTCTTAATTATAATGGTATAGTGCAATAATTAAGagtttttttgtgattttttctTGGATTAATACGTTAAGTTGTGGACTTTTTGTTTCATGTGTTTAAGTAATGTTGTGgctatttttttacaatatgaTTAAGATATTTGAGTATAGTATGTTATGATAAGTCTTCAATTGATGAAGAACTTAGAGAACCatcttcaaaacaaacaaaaaaattaaagaatataaaaatgtaaacatAATATAAGAAAGTCTTCCACATGAAGAACATAGCTTGAAAAGAGATAGGttataaaaatttgtttgatttttataatatat encodes:
- the LOC137808764 gene encoding peptidyl-prolyl cis-trans isomerase CYP40-like; its protein translation is MGRGRCFLDIGIGEELEGRIVVELYDDVTPKTAENFRALCTGEKGIGPNTGVPLHFKGSCFHRVVKGFMIQGGDISAGDGTGGESIYGHKFEDENFELKHERKGMLSMANSGPNTNGSQFFITTTRTSHLDGKHVVFGKVVKGMGVVRSIEHVVTGEDDRPILDVKIVDSGEIPEGDDDGISNFFKDGDTYPDWPADLDESPSELDWWMKSVDSIKTFGNDHYRKQDYKMALRKYRKALRYLDICWEKEGIDEEISSGLRKTKSQIFTNSSASKLKLGDIKGALLDTEFAMREGDNNAKALFRQGQAYMALHDIDAAVESFKKALTLEPNDAGIKKELAAARRKIADRHDLEKKAYSKMFQ